The genomic region ACCACGGCCGCGGCCGCGACCCCGAGGGCAAGCCAGTGCCAGTGCCGGGAGAGGAAACCCGGCACCACAGCAGCCGTCGACGCGGCAGGACCGATCGGGTGAGCGCCGGGGACggagggcggcggcgtcgggccgcttgacggcggcggcggcggaggaggaagcacaaggacGGACCTCGGGGGCCgcggaggcgagagcggcgagGCGCCGCAGCCGAGGACCGGGCCGAGGCGCGGCGCTCTCCGCGCGAAGACCGGGACGGCGTACCGCTCCGCGTCGGATGGGTAGAAGAATGAATCGGGGATCGGGACATGGTCGACGCCGATTGCTCCGCTGGTGGGCGGAGGCCGCTGGCGGACTTCGCCGTCGAGGAGGAGGAATAGGAATCCGGGACGGGGGTTCCCGTCGCCCAAGCGGAAGGGGGGCCCCGGGCGGGGCCCGAAGACTGCTGTCTCGGCCGCCGTGTCGCCGTCGGCGACCAAGAACTGCGCGAAATCCGGGAGGGGCGCGGGTGGAGGCTCCTCGCGCTCGAGGAACTTGTGGTACAGGTAGCGGAGGCAGCGCTCCATCGCCTGTTCCTTGACCTCGTCCCAGAGTACCTCCAGTAGAGCCTCCCACAGCTCCTTGAAGAAAGACGAGCGCGCAGCCACGGGCACTAGCGCCATAGCCGGGGCCCGGGGCGCTGCACCACGAGCAAGAAGATAAGTTTGCAAGAAAGCAAGAAAGCTGCGTTGTGGCCGGCGGGGAAGggagaagaaggtgtgggtgatgGGGATGGATACCTGGTGGCAGGGGCGTGCGGAGGAGGGGTTCTGGGTGacggtggcgtcgacgtcggcgtCGGCGGGGGACGCCGGACGCTGCAGCTCTCGGCTCTCCTCGGGTCTCGCTCGCGTCCTTCTTTCTGTTCTGTTGGTCGCCGATCTCCCTCCGCGCGGGATAGCTTATATATTTAGCCCTCCTCGCGTGCGTGCAGCCAAATGCACAATGCTGAGACGCCGGTCTCGTGCGTCCGTGCGGGCGGGCGGGCGCACGCGTGCCAAACATACATACCTGTGGGTGCGAAGCCGTATGATCCAACGGTCAGTGCTCACACATGAAGCGTAGTTATTTGGCAGATTCTAGGTGCGTCCATGCGTGTGCGTGCGGTCAGGCGCACGCGTGCCAAACATACATACCTGTGGCTGAAAGGGTGCACGGTTAACTGGTTGCAGCATTTAACGTAACGGTAGTATAGCAATCGTCATTGCCGGTTGTAGCACTCGGCTCACCCCGTTGCCGCCATCACAACTTTTGTAGAAGTTGGTTGCAGCTCTGCCGGTGCCCGGTTGCAGCTTTTGTCGATGCCCTTCGCAGCTTTGCCCGACATAGTCGTAGCAACCACCGTTGCCGGGTGTAGCATCTCCCCATCACGGTTCCAGCTCCGTCACCGGCCTGTTCTAGCAAATGTACACACGGTTGCAGCAAAGACGTCAGGGTGGTTCCAGCATGCAACTCGCCGGCACAGCACCCATAGACACTAGTTCCAGCATAAACTTGTCTAAGTGTCTACAGAtcgatggcgacggcggctgcgAGCGCCTTggcaggggagaggagagagctTTTGTGCTACATACAATGGAGGCGAAGCACTccgcgaaggaaggagaaggaacaTATGTATGATCAAATATTCTCAAGAGGTCATGGAGGATAAGGACGAGGGAAAGTGTGGGTCCCAAATCCATGTTACTCAAACATAAACCAACAACTCGCTTGCGACCGGTCAGTGGCTCAGGCTAGAGGCTCCGCCAGTCGGTTCACTGGAATCATTAACCTAGTTATTTTGGATTCTGAACTGTTGGATACATTCCTCCTTCAACTCAACAACTACCCACTTGAAAGCTGCTTGAGGTTGAAGAATCAAGAAGCGTGCTGACAAGTGGGTCACCGTCGTCAGTGGCTCACGCTAGAGGTGGTTGTCGAACTGGAATAGGATGGGTGACTAGTTTGGTGAGTTGGGTTGTATTTTCGCACAATAAGGATACATCTTTGGATTCTGGCCAGTCGCCGCCCTCGGCTGCCTGTGATGGAGCTTGTCGCCCCAAAACATGCCGACAATTTGGCTATAGTTTGCGTGATGTGTGATGAACAGTTTATGTGATGAATAGTTTGAGTGATGTGTGATGAACAGTTTGTGTGATGTGTGATGAACAATTTGTTTTTAGTGTTTGTGATTAATTTGAGATGAGTTTGGTATGAATATATTCTACATGTATGCAATTGTCCTTTTTAGGGTAATATGTGTGCAATTGTCATACCCATAGACATCACCAGTTGGGGCAAATTGTGCCCTATTTTACATCATTTATTGGAGCAAAAATATTTTAGGAGATACATAATGCACTTTTTATGATGTAATACTATCTTTTACATGTCCAATATATATCACATGTTGAAGATGTTGTTAGAGCTGGTCTATATTATTGTTGTTCTTTTAGGGGTGTCCATACTATTGCTTAAAGCAATTCCCATTGACGCATAGCGTGCAGTGCTCCCCTAGTTAGGCCACACGCAATGCATGACACAACTCGGACTGCTGCGAACCGGAATAAACTGGGTGGCTAGTTTAGTGAGTTGAGTTGTGTTTCCGCACAACAAGGAGACAACTTTGGATTCTGGGCGGTCGCTGCCCTCGGCCGCCTGTGATGGAGCTTGTTGACCCGCAACATGCCGATAATTTGGCTATAGTGTTATGAACAATTTCTGTGATGAATAGTTTGTGTGATGTGTGATGACAATTTTGTGTGATGTGTGATGAacaatttttttgtagtgtttgtgaTTTAGTTGAGATGAGTTTGGTATGAATATATTCAATGCGTGTGCAATTGTCCCCTTTTTAGGGTAATAAGTATGCAATTGTCATACCCATAGACATCACCTGTTGGAGGAAAATTGTgctctattttatattatttattggAGCAAAAATATTTAGGGTGATACATAATGCACTTTTTAGTGATGTAATACTATTTCTTACATGTCCTATATATATCACATGTTGAAGATGTTGTTAGAGCTGGTCTATATTGTTGCTTAAAGCAATTCCTATTGACGCATAGCATGCAGCGCTCCCCTTGTTAGGCCAGAAAAAAAAAATGCACAACACAACTCGGACTGCCACGAGCTGGTGCATGTACACATGTTTTCTCTTTCGTTTTTTTTTATATTTTGACTTTTGtataaaatattctaaatacaTATATCTTAAAATTAACTTACTTAATCATTTCAAAACATTCACCACACATTTAATAAATGTTATTGCAATGTAACAAAATTATTTGTGCACTTTTGAGAAAATGTTTGTACCATTAAAACATATCTGTTACATTTAAAAATAATCACAAGTTTACAAAAAaacatgaaatttcaaaaaatattcaagaTAATTTAAACAACCTTCATGTAATTTGTAGAAAAGTTGTTActattaaaaaaatattcatgaaattgaaaaaaatgttcatgtgcTTAAAAATATGTTTCACGAAAAGTCAAATTTGTTCACGCAAGTTTTAGAAAAACATGATAAAAAAGTGTGTACCATGTAAAAAAATACCTACCACTTAACAAAATATTTGCACGTGCTTAAAATTGTTCATgaagtttttgaaaaaaaattcttcaAATGTATATTTAAAAGTGTTCACCGTGTTATGAAAAGATATTGAAGTGCATTTTacaaatgttaaacatgtattcaAATAAATATTCAACATGTATTGGAAAAGGTTTAACGTATCTACAATACCTAAATAGTTTGTCGCCCTAAACTATTTTTCtcgacatgcagcctatccacatcagCAGCCCAGCCACATCTGGTTTTTCCTAGCGGCTTACATGAGGGACCCACCATGATCCAAACCAGCCACATTTGCTTTTAGTTACTAATCCTGTAAGGGCATGGCAAATGCATAGCCACAGAGTGATACCCCCATGCCATGTAGGATCGGGGTTCGGATGGTGTAGTGGGATCGTCGGCATGATGCGGGTGCTTGGGAAGAAAAAGTATGGTCCAGTGCAAAAAGCTGGAAATATTGGAGTGGAGAGTAGAGATGCATGACATGCATGTGTATTGCTTGATGAGGCCCACTAGTGGTAGCTTGCGTTGGGGTGAAAAAGTCAATATAAATGCCTCAACCTACTTTTTCTCATGGGGCATCTATATCCATATGCCATTATAGTTCATGCCCTAATGCAATATTCATTTCTTTCCCGTGTAGATGTTCCTTGGCCACTGAAGCGACCGCCCTTTCGCATTCCCTGGCTGGAGATTGAGCTTAGCGTTTCTTTTCTCTTCCATGGACCATAGTTACTCTCTATTCTAGGACCATAAAAATCCACCACCAGCGCATCTCCCCTCCTCACCTAATCCCTCCATCTTCGTCTCTCCGCCTTCGGATCTTCTCTCGCTATCGGCTATCTCGCGACACAACCACCTCCACCAATCAGTACCGACAGCAGTCGACAATAGCATCAGGGCAACTATTCGCTGGCCTGGTCACCAATGGGTAGATATTCGTTGCTGGACTGGATAATGCACCGGGGTTCATCGATAGTTAAGTTTCAAATGGTGCTCCGGCAGTCCGGCTGCTTACCCACAAGAACCCTTATGAGTTgtttttatcatattgttttcccTGCTATTTTTTATCTGTTTTTCTTCATAGCGAGGACACAAGCGGCTGACGGAGGCACACAATTGCTCCTGCGGTGGCTTTAGTACGGAGTGGAAGGGCATTGTATGGGCCGAAGACATGTTCCTTCACATGCCGTGTGATACCTACCTAGTGCATATGCATGACTGGACCATGTTTTTCGCTAAGTAATCAGACAAAAAATGCTGACGAGGTTGTGATGTTATGGAACAGAACACTGGCTACTACTCTAATGGTACTTTCGATGTGGTAGGGGAACGAGTCATGGGTACCATGGTCAGTGGATTTCAGAGAGGAAGCCATCTTCATTGTCAACCGAGGCCGATTGTGATGACCCACGGCATGGAGGAGGAACCAAGAGTGCAATTAACCGGCGTCGCTGGGCTAGAGCTCAGCCAGGTCGGCGAGGAGCATATGGAATCACGGACATGGTGGTTGAGGAAGGAGATGAGGGAGAATATGGAGGTGTATCATCAATATTCTCGCATCCTCTTCATGGAAAGGTCCTGTCAGAGAGCTTCCCCATTGTTCTTTTAGCTGAGATTCCCATAGTAAACCTCATCTAAGCCCAAGCTCATGTATGTATTTTCTTAGGTCCCCTCTTTGCTGCAAATATGCTAGATGTCCTCCatggcaatggatattatttttgAGTTGCTTGCACAGTTAAAGATTCTTCGTCACCGGCTTCCTGCATATGACTCTTCCCACTTGCATGGTACACAAGCTCTCATATCTGATTTGTTTTCACTGAGTTATTACATGTTCTTCTGTTAGTTTTCATACTTGGAGAGAATTAGGATTCTGATGAGATCTATTTGTATAATCAAAATATTCAACACCATGACCATGTTGGATGCCAAGCTAAATTGCAGATTCAGTTAGATCGACCCACCTAACTACAAGTGTGCCAAACAATTTTCCGCTGACAGCAATGACTTAGGAAGATTTAGTGGTTCTGGCCGGAGTAATATTGTTGCTGCCCCATTAATGGACAAGTATCATAGCTACAAAGTAAATGGATGGGTAACCAACAAAACTTTATGCAGGGTGCCACATAATCCCTATTCGATCGTCCC from Triticum aestivum cultivar Chinese Spring chromosome 4A, IWGSC CS RefSeq v2.1, whole genome shotgun sequence harbors:
- the LOC123083285 gene encoding wiskott-Aldrich syndrome protein family member 2, yielding MFGTRAPARPHGRTRPASQHCAFGCTHARRAKYISYPARREIGDQQNRKKDASETRGEPRAAASGVPRRRRRRRHRHPEPLLRTPLPPAPRAPAMALVPVAARSSFFKELWEALLEVLWDEVKEQAMERCLRYLYHKFLEREEPPPAPLPDFAQFLVADGDTAAETAVFGPRPGPPFRLGDGNPRPGFLFLLLDGEVRQRPPPTSGAIGVDHVPIPDSFFYPSDAERYAVPVFARRAPRLGPVLGCGASPLSPPRPPRSVLVLPPPPPPPSSGPTPPPSVPGAHPIGPAASTAAVVPGFLSRHWHWLALGVAAAAVVALVVFARRRSQRRRRAAEEEARRGSTEGTDGTS